From a single Erpetoichthys calabaricus chromosome 1, fErpCal1.3, whole genome shotgun sequence genomic region:
- the b3gat3 gene encoding galactosylgalactosylxylosylprotein 3-beta-glucuronosyltransferase 3: MLNMKMKLKNVFVMYFFVSILGLMYALMQLGQPCDCTQHMKQNSDFVRNQDRAISKLQNEVKKLQAQVKPEEPPKPILPIIYVITPTFTRLVQKAELVRLSQTLMHVPSLHWIVVEDAATKTSLVTELLKQSGLQYTHLNVETPKDFKLKEGDPNWLKPRGVEQRNLALQWLRDNRELSDEGVVYFADDDNTYSLQLFQEMRFTKRVSVWPVGLVGGMRFERPLVENGKVTGFYTAWKPNRPFPMDMAGFAISLQLLLANPTAHFHLEAERGYLESSLLETLVSIEELEPKADQCRKVLIWHTRTEKPKMKQEEALQKQGLGSDITIEV, encoded by the exons ATCCTTGGGCTAATGTATGCACTTATGCAGCTGG GACAGCCATGTGATTGCACCCAACATATGAAGCAGAACAGCGACTTTGTTCGCAATCAAGACAGAGCTATCAGCAAATTGCAGAATGAGGTAAAGAAATTGCAAGCTCAGGTCAAGCCAGAAGAACCTCCTAAACCTATTTTACCTATAATATATGTCATCACGCCCACCTTTACAAG GCTGGTGCAGAAGGCAGAACTAGTGCGTTTGTCTCAGACCCTAATGCATGTTCCCAGTCTTCACTGGATTGTGGTAGAAGATGCTGCAACTAAGACTAGTCTGGTGACTGAGCTTCTAAAACAGAGTGGATTACAGTATACACATCTCAATGTTGAAACACCAAAGGATTTCAAGTTGAAAGAAGGGGATCCTAACTGGCTAAAGCCTCGTGGTGTAGAGCAGAGGAATTTGGCTCTGCAATGGCTGAGAGATAACCGAGAGCTAAGCGATGAAGGTGTGGTTTATTTTGCTGATGATGACAACACATACAGTCTCCAGCTTTTCCAAGAG ATGCGTTTTACAAAACGAGTCTCAGTTTGGCCAGTTGGGCTTGTAGGAGGAATGCGTTTTGAGCGACCACTTGTTGAAAATGGAAAGGTGACAGGATTCTATACTGCCTGGAAACCAAATCGGCCATTCCCTATGGATATGGCAGGGTTTGCAATATCCTTACAGCTGCTCTTGGCTAATCCAACTGCTCACTTCCACCTTGAAGCAGAAAGAGGTTATCTTGAGAGCAGCTTGCTCGAGACATTGGTTTCTATTGAGGAGCTTGAGCCCAAGGCTGACCAGTGCAGAAAG GTTCTTATATGGCACACACGAACTGAAAAGCCTAAAATGAAGCAAGAAGAAGCCCTCCAGAAACAAGGGTTGGGATCAGATATCACTATTGAGGTATAG